The Rhododendron vialii isolate Sample 1 chromosome 5a, ASM3025357v1 genome contains a region encoding:
- the LOC131325394 gene encoding protein NRT1/ PTR FAMILY 4.5-like, with translation MERSEIIEGKVDWKGRPAIKGKHGGMPFALLSISTFSFENMATIALATNLVTYLTEVMHFDVANSANQITNYMGTSYILSILIAFLADMFIGRPKSVLISACFEIVGLGLLAIQARSSKLKPPPCNLFDPTAHCTKVGGKDAVILFGGLYLVAIGSSGIKASLPSHGADQFEEKDPKEARQMSSFFNWFLLSGNIGSVASLTLIVWIQDNKGWDWAFGISSIGMVIGALLFISGLPRYRVQVIQKSNPLIEIIQVYIVAFCNRNLHLPEDPEELYEINRDKEAAIETEFLPHRDVYKFLDKAAIQVTPITQDGKPNPWKICRVTQVENAKIILGVLPIFCCAIVMTLCLAQLQTFSIQQAVTMDTRLTKHFHIPPASLAIIPIIFLLGLVPIYDRFFVPFARRITGHPTGVTHLQRIGVGLVLSCLSMAVAGLIEVKRKQVARKQNMLDAIPVIQPLPISVFWLSFQFFIFGIADLFSFIGLLEFFYSQAPKGIKSISTCFLWCSMALGYFLSTIIVNIVNSATKGITKSRGWLAGNNINTNHLNLFYWLLSLLSFLNFLVYLYVAKRYKYKPIVQEHRGPTNSRVTNADNTDLEDIEVQE, from the exons ATG GAGAGAAGTGAGATTATTGAGGGTAAGGTGGATTGGAAGGGCAGACCAGCTATAAAGGGCAAACATGGAGGAATGCCATTTGCTTTGCTATCAATAT CCACATTCAGTTTCGAGAACATGGCGACTATTGCACTGGCAACGAACTTGGTGACATATTTGACTGAGGTGATGCACTTTGATGTAGCCAATTCAGCCAACCAGATTACGAACTACATGGGCACCAGTTACATTCTCTCCATCCTCATTGCCTTCCTTGCCGACATGTTCATTGGCCGCCCCAAATCTGTACTCATTTCGGCTTGTTTTGAGATTGTG GGACTTGGATTGCTAGCAATACAAGCTCGCTCGAGCAAACTCAAGCCACCTCCTTGCAACTTATTTGATCCAACTGCACATTGCACCAAAGTAGGAGGCAAAGATGCCGTAATCCTCTTTGGAGGACTATACTTGGTGGCAATTGGAAGTTCCGGTATAAAAGCCTCATTGCCGTCACATGGTGCTGATCAATTTGAGGAGAAAGACCCTAAAGAGGCCAGACAAATGTCCAGCTTCTTCAACTGGTTCTTGTTATCCGGGAACATCGGCAGTGTTGCTAGTCTAACGCTTATAGTTTGGATCCAAGACAATAAGGGTTGGGATTGGGCATTTGGCATCTCATCCATTGGCATGGTCATTGGTGCTCTCTTATTTATTTCAGGATTGCCTCGATACAGGGTTCAAGTTATTCAAAAAAGTAATCCACTCATTGAGATCATACAG GTATACATAGTTGCTTTTTGCAACAGAAATCTTCACCTACCCGAGGATCCGGAAGAGTTGTATGAAATTAATAGAGATAAGGAAGCTGCAATAGAAACAGAGTTTCTACCTCACAGAGATGTTTACAA GTTCCTTGACAAAGCAGCCATCCAAGTCACACCAATCACCCAAGATGGTAAACCAAATCCGTGGAAAATTTGCAGGGTGACTCAAGtggaaaatgcaaaaattatcCTAGGTGTACTTCCAATATTTTGTTGTGCAATTGTTATGACTCTTTGCCTGGCTCAACTCCAAACTTTCTCCATCCAACAAGCCGTAACCATGGACACAAGGCTCACcaaacattttcacataccccCGGCTTCCCTTGCCATCATCCCTATCATATTCCTCCTCGGCCTTGTCCCCATTTATGATCGTTTCTTTGTACCCTTTGCCCGTAGAATCACCGGGCACCCCACCGGTGTGACTCACCTCCAACGAATTGGTGTCGGCCTAGTCCTCTCTTGTTTGTCTATGGCAGTAGCAGGACTCATTGAAGTAAAGCGAAAACAAGTTGCACGAAAGCAAAACATGCTCGACGCGATTCCAGTGATCCAACCGCTACCAATTAGCGTCTTCTGGCTATCGTTTCAGTTCTTCATATTTGGTATTGCCGACTTGTTTTCGTTCATCGGACTTCTTGAGTTTTTTTACTCACAAGCACCAAAAGGGATCAAGTCCATCTCTACTTGCTTCCTTTGGTGCTCCATGGCACTTGGGTATTTCTTGAGCACCATCATTGTTAATATAGTCAATAGTGCAACCAAGGGAATAACTAAGAGTAGAGGGTGGTTGGCAGGAAATAATATTAATACGAACCACCTTAATCTCTTTTACTGGTTGCTTTCCTTACTGAGCTTCCTCAATTTCCTTGTCTATTTGTATGTTGCTAAGAGGTACAAGTACAAGCCAATAGTTCAGGAACATAGAGGTCCAACAAATAGTAGGGTTACGAATGCGGATAACACGGACTTAGAAGACATTGAAGTACAGGAGTGA
- the LOC131325393 gene encoding LOW QUALITY PROTEIN: protein RADIALIS-like 6 (The sequence of the model RefSeq protein was modified relative to this genomic sequence to represent the inferred CDS: deleted 1 base in 1 codon; substituted 1 base at 1 genomic stop codon) translates to MESNSVNSACRAKGSPWTPQENKWFEQALARFDKXDTPDRWLNVARAVGGGKSAEEVKGHYDILLEDLRRIESGRVQIPNYR, encoded by the exons ATGGAATCAAACTCTGTAAATTCAGCATGTAGGGCAAAGGGGTCCCCATGGACACCACAGGAAAACAAGTGGTTCGAGCAGGCTTTGGCTAGGTTTGACAAG TAGGACACTCCAGACCGGTGGCTGAATGTAGCAAGGGCTGTGGGTGGAGGCAAATCTGCAGAGGAAGTCAAGGGACACTATGATATACTTCTTGAGGATCTCCGGCGGATCGAGTCAGGTCGGGTCCAGATTCCCAATTACAGGTGA